One window from the genome of Cyanobacteria bacterium GSL.Bin1 encodes:
- a CDS encoding DUF1049 domain-containing protein — MRILNFVVIFASGLALVLFSIENTELTTIQIIPGYEVQAPLAIELILAMGIGATLAWLYSIWSRLTRQIATFGQKRELKKKEKEVETLSKDVENYKMQLEEQQKRLPQGEETSKTES, encoded by the coding sequence ATGCGTATTCTTAATTTTGTGGTGATTTTTGCCAGTGGCTTGGCTTTAGTGTTGTTTAGTATCGAAAATACCGAACTAACGACCATTCAAATTATTCCGGGGTATGAAGTGCAAGCGCCCTTAGCCATTGAACTGATTTTAGCGATGGGGATTGGAGCAACCCTAGCTTGGTTATATAGTATTTGGAGCCGTCTCACTCGTCAAATTGCAACCTTTGGTCAGAAACGAGAATTAAAAAAGAAAGAGAAAGAGGTAGAGACCCTCAGTAAAGACGTTGAAAACTATAAAATGCAGCTAGAAGAACAACAAAAACGTTTACCCCAAGGCGAGGAAACCTCCAAAACGGAATCATGA
- a CDS encoding N-acylglucosamine 2-epimerase encodes MKDTLAVPSSQFQHYGRKYEQELLENVIPFWEKHSPDWKHGGYFNCLDQDGTVYDSTKHIWLQGRQVWIFSKFYRDIESKPEWLTMARLGADFLQNYAIREDRRVYFSVTAQGKPIYQQRKIFSECFYIMALAEFARASEQPQLLKEAKLELENVWDWAQDWTKVGRPHYSGQTSAQSLAVPMILLNLIAEVAEEDTHAYQREVDDCIHRLRRHIHPETKTVYETVTPEGQLINSSEGRLINPGHAIEAGWFLQHWAQHLQKPALSETAIEMIRWSFERGWDAEYGGIYYFLDAQGYSPTPLEWFMKLWWVHCEALYAHLLNFSLTGERADWEAFQQVDAYIFSHFRDPKYGEWFGYLDRAGNVTHRFKGGPYKGCFHVPRALWLCWRLLEKLEKSAPN; translated from the coding sequence ATGAAAGACACGCTTGCCGTCCCTTCCTCTCAGTTCCAGCACTATGGTAGGAAATACGAACAAGAGTTATTAGAAAATGTCATTCCCTTTTGGGAAAAGCATTCTCCGGATTGGAAGCATGGCGGTTACTTCAACTGCCTTGACCAAGATGGTACAGTCTATGATTCAACTAAACATATCTGGTTACAAGGACGACAAGTTTGGATCTTCAGTAAGTTTTATCGCGACATTGAATCAAAACCCGAATGGTTAACAATGGCGCGTTTAGGGGCTGATTTCTTGCAAAATTATGCGATTCGAGAGGATCGCCGGGTTTATTTTTCCGTCACTGCCCAAGGAAAGCCAATTTATCAACAACGGAAAATTTTTTCTGAATGCTTTTATATCATGGCACTGGCTGAGTTTGCTCGTGCCAGTGAACAACCCCAACTCTTAAAGGAAGCAAAGTTAGAACTAGAAAACGTTTGGGATTGGGCGCAGGATTGGACAAAAGTGGGGCGACCGCATTATTCGGGGCAAACGTCTGCTCAAAGTTTAGCCGTCCCCATGATTTTGCTGAATTTAATTGCAGAAGTCGCAGAAGAAGACACCCACGCCTATCAGCGAGAAGTCGATGATTGTATTCATCGTTTAAGACGTCATATTCATCCGGAGACAAAAACCGTTTATGAAACGGTCACTCCTGAGGGACAACTCATCAATAGTAGTGAAGGTAGATTAATCAATCCAGGACACGCCATAGAAGCAGGTTGGTTTCTCCAACATTGGGCGCAACACTTACAAAAACCGGCGTTATCAGAAACGGCGATTGAGATGATTCGCTGGTCTTTTGAGCGGGGTTGGGATGCTGAATATGGCGGGATTTATTATTTCCTGGATGCCCAAGGGTATAGCCCGACGCCCTTGGAATGGTTTATGAAACTATGGTGGGTGCATTGTGAAGCCTTGTACGCCCATCTCTTAAATTTTTCCCTCACGGGAGAACGAGCCGATTGGGAAGCGTTTCAGCAAGTAGATGCCTATATTTTTAGCCATTTCCGTGACCCGAAATATGGCGAATGGTTTGGCTATCTCGATCGCGCTGGCAATGTTACCCATCGCTTCAAGGGAGGTCCTTACAAGGGCTGTTTTCATGTTCCCCGCGCCCTCTGGCTGTGTTGGCGACTTTTAGAGAAATTAGAAAAATCTGCTCCAAATTAA
- the hflB gene encoding ATP-dependent zinc metalloprotease FtsH → MKKQFGAKTHRKPISRYFLPLATGWMILQSVFFASPTLAQNKSEELSYSQFLQKIEQGEVERVELDPRTNIAIVEMVGESGETVKREVRLFEQNSELIAQLRNSDIPIDVEASNDNSQTAGIIANGVLILLLVGGLALIIRRSAKASGQAMSFGKSRARYQVEDQTGIRFDDVAGIDEAKEELQEVVTFLKETERFTAVGAKIPKGVLLVGSPGTGKTLLAKAVSGEAGVPFYSISGSEFVEMFVGVGASRVRDLFKKAKENAPCLVFIDEIDAVGRKRGAGVGGGNDEREQTLNQLLTEMNGFEENAGVIVIAATNRPDVLDPALLRPGRFDRQITVDLPSYKGRLGILDVHSRNKKLDPDVSLEAIARRTPGLSGADLANLLNEAAILTARRFKDTITNREIDDALDRITIGLSLNPLLDSKKKRLIAYHEVGHALLMTLLEHSDPLNKVTIIPRAGGVGGFAQQSFNEDMVDSGLYTRAWMIDRITITLGGRAAEKEIFGDAEVTAGASNDLKVVSNLAREMVTRYGMSDLGPLALEGQSEQVFLGRGDANRHPDYSEEVATKIDQQVRAIALRCYEKARQIIRENRPLMDHLVDLLLYEETIEGEEFRKIVSQYTQLPKKQLVPSGNQ, encoded by the coding sequence ATGAAAAAACAATTTGGCGCTAAAACCCACCGCAAGCCGATTTCCCGCTATTTCCTTCCCCTCGCAACCGGTTGGATGATTCTCCAAAGTGTTTTTTTTGCCTCCCCAACCCTGGCACAAAATAAGTCTGAGGAATTAAGTTACAGCCAATTTCTCCAGAAAATTGAGCAAGGAGAAGTAGAAAGAGTGGAACTCGATCCCCGTACCAATATCGCAATTGTTGAGATGGTTGGGGAAAGTGGTGAAACTGTTAAGCGAGAAGTGAGGTTATTTGAGCAAAATAGCGAATTAATCGCCCAATTACGGAATAGCGACATTCCCATTGATGTGGAAGCCTCTAACGATAACAGTCAAACTGCCGGTATTATTGCTAATGGTGTCCTGATCCTACTGTTGGTGGGAGGACTGGCTTTGATTATTCGCCGTTCTGCAAAAGCCTCCGGACAGGCCATGAGTTTCGGAAAATCTCGTGCTCGATACCAAGTGGAAGACCAAACGGGCATTCGCTTTGATGATGTGGCAGGAATTGATGAAGCCAAAGAAGAACTACAAGAAGTGGTGACCTTCCTCAAAGAAACAGAACGCTTTACCGCAGTAGGGGCTAAAATTCCGAAAGGAGTGTTACTGGTGGGATCGCCTGGAACCGGGAAAACCCTCCTCGCGAAAGCCGTTTCAGGAGAAGCCGGGGTCCCCTTTTACAGCATTTCCGGGTCGGAATTTGTAGAAATGTTTGTCGGGGTGGGTGCCTCTCGCGTCAGAGATTTATTTAAAAAAGCCAAAGAAAATGCCCCCTGTCTCGTTTTTATTGATGAAATTGACGCCGTCGGACGCAAACGCGGTGCCGGTGTTGGCGGGGGAAATGACGAACGGGAACAAACCCTTAACCAATTGTTAACTGAAATGAATGGGTTTGAAGAAAATGCTGGGGTGATTGTCATTGCGGCGACAAACCGCCCAGATGTCCTGGATCCAGCCTTATTGCGTCCCGGACGATTTGATCGGCAAATTACTGTGGACTTACCCAGTTACAAAGGGCGCTTAGGAATTTTAGATGTTCATTCTCGGAACAAAAAACTTGACCCAGATGTTTCTTTAGAAGCGATCGCGCGCAGAACCCCCGGTTTGTCTGGTGCTGATTTAGCCAACCTCCTCAATGAAGCGGCAATTCTCACCGCACGCCGTTTCAAAGACACGATTACGAACCGAGAAATTGATGATGCCTTAGATCGCATTACCATCGGCTTAAGTTTGAATCCACTGCTCGATAGCAAGAAAAAACGTCTCATTGCTTACCATGAAGTGGGACACGCCCTGTTGATGACCCTATTAGAACATTCCGATCCGTTGAATAAAGTGACGATTATTCCTCGTGCTGGGGGTGTCGGCGGTTTCGCTCAACAAAGTTTTAATGAAGATATGGTTGATAGCGGATTATACACCCGGGCGTGGATGATCGACCGGATTACCATTACTTTAGGGGGACGCGCCGCAGAAAAAGAAATCTTTGGCGATGCCGAGGTCACAGCCGGTGCGAGTAATGACTTAAAAGTCGTCTCCAACTTGGCGCGAGAAATGGTAACCCGTTATGGGATGTCTGATTTGGGTCCTTTGGCATTGGAAGGTCAAAGCGAACAGGTCTTTTTAGGGCGAGGGGATGCCAATCGTCATCCTGACTATTCTGAAGAAGTGGCGACAAAAATTGACCAGCAAGTGCGCGCGATCGCGCTGCGCTGTTATGAAAAAGCCCGCCAAATTATCCGCGAAAACCGCCCTCTCATGGATCATTTGGTTGATCTGCTGCTCTACGAAGAAACCATTGAAGGGGAAGAGTTTCGGAAAATTGTGTCTCAATACACTCAACTGCCGAAAAAGCAACTGGTTCCCTCTGGAAACCAGTAA
- a CDS encoding segregation/condensation protein A, producing MNLDASMGTEEASPANAAITLLIDLAQRREIDPWDVDVIKVIDRFLQDLDQLSQLHLPQSGQAFLWASMLVSFKADTLEALAEDDQEEAEADEPIPEEAETSRRRLPQKLEHHIRRRGSAPPPQKRRVTLSELITYLKELGEQIEDTSPASRARSRTSSKRETAQMITHLAHNENLTELATELETFLLRETSLFNSEELWMSLDELAARWKQQKIETTAENGSEPVTEKGNRVGIFWALLLLSAQSKVELSQAAFYQDLHLRFLQEKKLSD from the coding sequence ATGAATCTAGATGCGAGTATGGGGACTGAAGAAGCGAGTCCTGCGAATGCAGCAATTACCCTCTTGATTGATCTCGCCCAACGTCGAGAAATCGATCCCTGGGATGTCGATGTGATTAAAGTGATTGATCGATTCTTGCAAGATTTAGATCAACTCAGTCAGCTTCACTTACCCCAATCCGGACAAGCCTTTCTTTGGGCTTCAATGTTGGTCTCGTTCAAAGCGGATACCTTAGAAGCCCTGGCTGAAGATGACCAGGAGGAAGCCGAAGCAGATGAGCCGATTCCGGAAGAAGCAGAAACCTCCCGCCGCCGACTCCCGCAAAAATTAGAACACCATATTCGGCGGCGTGGGAGTGCCCCCCCTCCCCAGAAACGACGGGTCACGCTTTCAGAGTTAATTACTTATCTCAAAGAACTAGGGGAGCAAATTGAAGATACTTCCCCAGCCTCTCGTGCGCGATCGCGCACTTCTTCAAAGCGAGAAACAGCACAGATGATCACCCATCTGGCTCATAATGAAAATTTAACCGAACTGGCGACCGAACTAGAAACCTTCTTGCTGCGGGAAACCTCTCTCTTCAATTCGGAAGAACTTTGGATGAGCTTAGATGAGCTTGCTGCACGTTGGAAGCAACAGAAAATAGAAACAACAGCAGAGAATGGTTCCGAACCCGTAACAGAGAAAGGGAATCGAGTGGGAATTTTTTGGGCTTTACTATTACTATCAGCACAATCTAAAGTGGAATTATCCCAAGCAGCGTTCTATCAAGACCTACATTTACGCTTTCTTCAGGAGAAAAAACTTAGTGATTGA
- a CDS encoding NTP transferase domain-containing protein produces the protein MKAMILAAGKGTRVRPITYTIPKPLIPILQKPVMEFLLELLRQHGFTEVMVNVSHLAQEIESYFRDGQRFGVDIAYSFEGRIVDGELVGEALSSAGGIRRIQDFNKFFDDTFVVLCGDALIDLDLTAALKQHKERGAIATVITKDVPPDKVSSYGVVVTDDNNRITAFQEKPSVEEALSTKINTGIYILEPEVIDYIPPDQVYDLGSDLFPKLVAKGAPFYAVPMDFQWVDIGKVPDYWHAVRGVLLGEIKNVDIPGHEVTPGVYTGLNVAVNWDKVDITGPVYIGGMTRIEDGATIVGPAMIGPNCWICSGATVKNSVIFEYSRLGPKVRLVDKLVFGRYCVDKTGTTIDVQAAALDWLITDARQTPPQFELEEQEAIAQLLIGE, from the coding sequence ATGAAAGCCATGATTTTGGCAGCAGGGAAAGGGACTCGCGTCCGACCGATTACTTACACCATTCCCAAACCACTCATACCCATTCTACAAAAGCCAGTCATGGAGTTTTTGTTAGAACTATTACGCCAACATGGTTTTACCGAAGTAATGGTCAATGTCAGCCATCTTGCCCAAGAAATTGAAAGTTATTTTCGAGATGGTCAACGCTTTGGCGTCGATATTGCCTATTCTTTTGAGGGGCGGATTGTTGATGGCGAATTAGTTGGTGAAGCATTAAGCTCTGCAGGCGGGATTCGGCGGATTCAAGATTTTAATAAGTTTTTTGATGATACGTTTGTGGTGCTTTGTGGGGATGCGCTAATTGACTTAGATTTAACGGCAGCGCTGAAACAACATAAAGAGAGAGGCGCGATCGCAACCGTTATTACCAAGGATGTTCCCCCAGATAAAGTCTCGAGTTATGGAGTTGTGGTTACTGATGACAACAACCGGATTACTGCTTTCCAAGAAAAACCTTCGGTTGAAGAAGCACTCAGCACCAAAATCAATACCGGGATTTATATTCTCGAACCGGAAGTGATCGACTATATTCCTCCCGATCAAGTCTATGACCTCGGTAGTGATTTATTCCCAAAACTGGTTGCAAAAGGGGCACCGTTCTATGCGGTTCCCATGGATTTCCAATGGGTGGATATTGGAAAAGTTCCAGATTATTGGCATGCGGTTCGAGGCGTGTTGCTCGGAGAAATTAAAAACGTTGACATCCCGGGACATGAAGTTACCCCTGGTGTTTATACTGGACTCAATGTCGCAGTGAACTGGGATAAAGTTGATATTACCGGACCGGTTTATATTGGTGGTATGACCCGCATTGAAGATGGGGCGACAATTGTTGGTCCGGCTATGATTGGTCCCAATTGTTGGATTTGTAGCGGAGCAACGGTCAAAAACAGCGTGATTTTTGAATATTCGCGATTGGGTCCCAAGGTCCGTTTAGTGGATAAACTGGTTTTTGGACGCTACTGTGTGGATAAAACAGGTACCACCATCGATGTGCAAGCAGCTGCTTTGGACTGGTTGATTACCGATGCTCGACAAACGCCACCGCAATTTGAATTGGAAGAACAAGAAGCGATCGCGCAACTCCTAATCGGTGAGTAA